One part of the Rutidosis leptorrhynchoides isolate AG116_Rl617_1_P2 chromosome 1, CSIRO_AGI_Rlap_v1, whole genome shotgun sequence genome encodes these proteins:
- the LOC139848394 gene encoding secreted RxLR effector protein 161-like: MVGSLINLTITRPEIAYSIGIVSQFMQCPTNVHLDAAKRILCYVKGSFSHGLWYKKCDDVWLNGSVNADWMGDANDRHSTLGYCFNMGSAVITWCSKKLDVVALFSTEAEYIAATMAAQKCTWLRRLIGDILEEVDYVVKLKCDNESAIKLASNPVFHARTKHIEMRYHFIREKFLSGKSS, encoded by the coding sequence ATGGTTGGAAGTTTGATTAATCTAACCATCACAAGACCGGAAATTGCTTACTCGATTGGCATTGTTTCACAATTTATGCAATGTCCaactaatgttcatcttgatgCAGCTAAAAGGATCCTTTGTTATGTGAAAGGATCATTCAGCCACGGCTTGTGGTATAAGAAGTGTGATGATGTTTGGTTAAATGGTTCCGTAAATGCAGATTGGATGGGGGACGCAAATGACCGCCATTCAACTTTGGGTTACTGTTTTAACATGGGTTCCGCGGTTATTACATGGTGCAGCAAGAAGCTAGATGTTGTTGCTTTGTTTAGCACAGAAGCGGAATACATAGCTGCAACTATGGCAGCTCAAAAGTGTACTTGGCTAAGAAGATTGATTGGTGACATACTTGAAGAAGTAGATTATGTTGTCAAATTGAAATGTGACAACGAAAGTGCAATCAAACTTGCTTCAAATCCTGTTTTTCATGCTCGTACTAAGCATATAGAAATGAGGTATCATTTCATTCGTGAAAAGTTTCTTAGTGGAAAATCGAGCTAG
- the LOC139880130 gene encoding plasma membrane ATPase 4, with the protein MGGDKALSLEEIKNETVDLEKVPIEEVFEQLKCNREGLSADEGATRLQIFGPNKLEEKKESKLLKFLGFMWNPLSWVMEAAAVMAIAMANGGGKPPDWQDFVGIMCLLVINSTISFIEENNAGNAAAALMAGLAPKTKVLRDGRWSEQEASILVPGDIISIKLGDIVPADARLLEGDPLKIDQSALTGESLPVNKNPYDEVFSGSTCKQGEIEAVVIATGVHTFFGKAAHLVDSTNQVGHFQQVLTAIGNFCICSIAVGMLVEIIVMYPIQHRQYRSGIDNLLVLLIGGIPIAMPTVLSVTMAIGSHRLSEQGAITKRMTAIEEMAGMDVLCSDKTGTLTLNKLSVDKNLIEVFAKGVDKDQVLLFAARASRTENQDAIDAAIVGTLADPKEARAGIREVHFFPFNPVDKRTALTYIDERGDWHRTSKGAPEQILTLCGCKEDMKKKVHAMIDKFAERGLRSLAVARQEVPEKSKDSPGGPWQFVGLLSLFDPPRHDSAETIRRALNLGVNVKMITGDQLAIAKETGRRLGMGTNMYPSSSLLGGHKDASIAAIPVEELIEKADGFAGVFPEHKYEIVKKLQERKHICGMTGDGVNDAPALKKADIGIAVADATDAARSASDIVLTEPGLSVIISAVLTSRAIFQRMKNYTIYAVSITIRIVFGFMFIALIWKFDFSPFMVLIIAILNDGTIMTISKDRVKPSPLPDSWKLKEIFATGIVLGGYLALMTVIFFWIMRDTDFFSDKFGVRSLRNNEVEMMAALYLQVSIVSQALIFVTRSRSWSFVERPGFLLLGAFLAAQLVATVIAVYANWGFARIKGVGWGWAGVIWLYSIVFYFPLDLMKFAIRYILSGKAWNNLLENKTAFTTKKDYGREEREAQWALAQRTLHGLQAPETSNIFNEKSSYRELSEIAEQAKRRAEVARLREVLTLKGHVESVVKLKGLDIDTIQQHYTV; encoded by the exons ATGGGCGGCGATAAAGCTCTTAGTCTCGAAGAGATTAAAAACGAGACTGTTGATCTG GAAAAAGTACCGATCGAGGAGGTGTTTGAACAGTTGAAATGTAACCGAGAAGGTCTTAGCGCTGATGAAGGAGCCACAAGGCTTCAAATTTTTGGACCCAACAAATTAGAGGAGAAGAAG GAAAGCAAATTACTCAAGTTTCTTGGGTTCATGTGGAATCCTCTATCATGGGTGATGGAAGCAGCAGCCGTCATGGCAATCGCAATGGCTAACGGAGGCGGTAAACCGCCAGATTGGCAAGACTTTGTTGGTATCATGTGCCTTCTTGTTATCAACTCAACCATCAGTTTTATTGAAGAAAACAATGCTGGTAATGCTGCTGCTGCACTCATGGCGGGTCTTGCCCCTAAAACTAAG GTTTTAAGAGACGGTCGATGGAGTGAGCAAGAAGCATCCATCTTGGTTCCGGGAGATATCATCAGTATCAAACTCGGTGATATCGTCCCTGCTGATGCGCGTCTTCTTGAAGGTGACCCTTTAAAGATTGACCAATCTGCTCTAACTGGCGAATCGCTTCCCGTTAACAAGAACCCTTACGATGAAGTGTTTTCGGGTTCAACTTGCAAACAAGGTGAAATCGAAGCAGTCGTTATCGCCACCGGGGTCCACACGTTCTTTGGAAAAGCCGCACATCTAGTCGATAGCACCAACCAAGTTGGTCACTTTCAACAAGTTCTTACAGCTATCGGGAACTTTTGTATTTGCTCGATTGCGGTTGGAATGTTGGTTGAAATAATCGTTATGTACCCGATTCAGCATCGACAGTATCGAAGCGGAATCGATAATCTTTTGGTTTTGCTTATTGGAGGGATTCCGATTGCAATGCCAACTGTTCTTTCGGTCACCATGGCTATTGGGTCCCACAGGCTTTCAGAACAGGGTGCTATTACGAAAAGGATGACGGCTATCGAAGAGATGGCGGGAATGGATGTGCTTTGTAGCGATAAGACGGGAACTTTGACACTTAACAAACTTTCGGTTGATAAGAATTTGATTGAGGTGTTTGCGAAAGGTGTGGATAAGGATCAGGTGCTACTGTTTGCTGCTAGGGCTTCTAGAACTGAAAACCAAGATGCTATTGATGCTGCCATTGTTGGAACCCTTGCTGACCCTAAAGAG GCTCGAGCTGGAATCAGAGAGGTTCATTTCTTTCCGTTTAACCCGGTTGACAAAAGGACAGCTTTGACTTATATTGACGAACGTGGCGATTGGCATAGAACTAGCAAAGGTGCTCCAGAACAG ATTTTGACTCTCTGTGGGTGCAAAGAAGATATGAAGAAGAAAGTTCATGCAATGATTGATAAATTCGCAGAACGTGGGCTGCGATCTTTGGCTGTTGCAAGACAG GAAGTGCCTGAAAAATCGAAAGATAGCCCTGGGGGTCCATGGCAATTTGTTGGATTGTTGTCGCTATTTGACCCGCCAAGGCATGACAGCGCTGAGACCATTCGCAGAGCTCTCAATCTTGGTGTAAATGTTAAGATGATTACTG GTGATCAGCTTGCGATTGCTAAGGAGACGGGTAGACGGCTTGGTATGGGAACAAACATGTACCCTTCTTCTTCGTTGCTCGGTGGCCACAAAGATGCATCGATTGCTGCAATCCCGGTTGAAGAATTGATTGAAAAAGCTGACGGATTTGCTGGCGTTTTCCCAG AACACAAGTACGAGATTGTGAAGAAGTTACAAGAAAGAAAGCACATTTGTGGGATGACTGGCGACGGTGTGAACGATGCTCCCGCTTTGAAGAAGGCTGACATCGGCATTGCGGTTGCTGATGCAACCGATGCCGCCAGGAGTGCTTCTGATATTGTGCTTACCGAGCCCGGTCTCAGTGTTATTATCAGTGCAGTGCTTACAAGTCGAGCAATTTTCCAAAGAATGAAGAATTACACT ATCTATGCGGTTTCTATCACTATTCGTATTGTG TTTGGATTTATGTTCATTGCTTTGATATGGAAGTTCGACTTCTCTCCCTTCATGGTTTTGATTATTGCGATACTTAACGATG GAACAATTATGACGATCTCAAAGGATAGGGTGAAGCCGTCTCCGTTACCCGACAGTTGGAAGTTGAAAGAGATCTTTGCGACCGGAATCGTGCTTGGCGGTTACCTAGCTTTAATGACTGTCATATTCTTCTGGATCATGAGAGACACTGATTTCTTCTCG GACAAATTTGGTGTGAGATCTCTCAGAAACAATGAAGTTGAGATGATGGCGGCTTTATATCTGCAAGTCAGTATAGTGAGCCAGGCTTTAATTTTCGTGACCCGTTCTCGAAGTTGGTCCTTTGTTGAACGTCCCGGTTTCTTACTTTTGGGTGCATTCTTAGCTGCACAGCTG GTTGCAACTGTAATAGCAGTTTACGCTAACTGGGGATTCGCAAGAATCAAGGGAGTCGGTTGGGGGTGGGCCGGTGTCATCTGGCTCTACAGTATCGTGTTTTACTTCCCGCTTGACCTTATGAAATTCGCCATCCGATACATCCTTAGCGGGAAAGCGTGGAACAACTTGCTCGAAAACAAG ACTGCTTTCACAACCAAGAAAGATTATGGTAGAGAAGAGAGAGAGGCCCAATGGGCTCTTGCTCAGAGGACGTTGCACGGGCTTCAAGCGCCAGAAACGTCTAATATATTCAACGAGAAGAGCAGCTATCGGGAACTGTCTGAAATCGCTGAACAAGCTAAGAGACGTGCTGAAGTTGCAAG
- the LOC139848384 gene encoding uncharacterized protein, protein MGPTRTPSYSGHCYVMVLIDDYSRFTWVKFLKEKSEALSKFTEFKEALHYKGLPKELWAKTLQCAFHVSNWLPSWPGTQKLSFELAYGEKPNERWRCMDLKTKKFTTSRDEIFDEVASQFSESSNNGEENRDYKFMFPSFDSQEESANDGVSQTQEEAHSEEVPTQVRKSTREKRQLRHLSDYEVNTVTTCFFSGGLTEEPTCYEEAKYSPDWRKAMQEEIDALENNETWELVKKPEACKPVTCKWVYRLKKNSDGTINRFKGCLAARGFCQSYGLDYEETFSLAAKMVTVRTIISLAAYKGWKLWQLDMKNAFLYGELDCGVFMEQPIGFTSNQFPEYV, encoded by the exons ATGGGGCCAACAAGAACACCAAGTTATAGCGGTCACTGTTATGTCATGGTTTTAATTGATGACTATTCTCGGTTCACTTGGGTGAAATTTCTAAAGGAGAAAAGTGAAGCCTTATCAAAGTTCACAGAGTTCAAAGAAGCG TTGCATTACAAAGGATTACCTAAGGAGCTATGGGCGAAAACACTTCAATGTGCTTTTCATGTGTCTAATTGGTTACCATCTTGGCCAGGTACACAAAAATTATCTTTTGAGCTAGCTTATGGTGAAAAGCCTAAT GAAAGGTGGAGGTGTATGGATCTAAAAACAAAGAAGTTTACCACTTCAAGAGATGAGATATTTGATGAAGTGGCTTCTCAATTTTCTGAATCAAGCAATAATGGTGAAGAAAATAGAGATTACAAATTTATGTTTCCTAGCTTCGACTCACAAGAAGAAAGTGCGAATGATGGTGTTTCTCAAACTCAAGAAGAGGCACATAGTGAAGAAGTACCAACTCAAGTTAGAAAATCAACAAGAGAAAAGAGACAACTAAGACATCTAAGTGACTATGAGGTGAACACGGTCACAACTTGTTTCTTTTCAGGTGGCTTAACTGAAGAACCAACATGTTATGAAGAAGCTAAATATTCTCCGGATTGGAGaaaagcaatgcaagaggagattgATGCATTGGAAAATAATGAAACTTGGGAGCTTGTTAAGAAACCAGAAGCATGTAAACCGgttacttgcaaatgggtgtacCGTTTGAAGAAGAACTCGGATGGAACCATTAATAGGTTCAAAGGTTGTTTGGCTGCTCGTGGCTTTTGTCAAAGTTATGggcttgattatgaagaaacttttaGCCTCGCAGCTAAAATGGTGACGGTGAGAACAATAATCTCACTAGCGGCTTATAAAGGGTGGAAATTGTGGCAACTTGATATGAAGAATGCTTTTCTATATGGAGAGCTTGATTGTGGGGTGTTCATGGAACAACCTATTGGGTTTACTTCAAATCAATTTCCAGAATATGTGTGA